The genomic stretch TCTTTTATAAACAGTTTTTCCGAATGCTGCTGGATATGCACAAAAAGTACAGGGTAGCGAACACCCTCTAACAGCTTCCACGCTATTCATAGTGATATAACGTTTTTTATTAAGTAAATCCCGTCTTGGTATCACACGGTTATCAATGGAAAAATCCAAGTTTTGAACATATCTTGGCTTGAGGCATTCGTTTTTGTAATCCATCAGCATTTGAGGAAACGTCTGTTCAGCAAAACCAGTCATGACCACATCTGCATGCTGAGCCGCTTCCTCAGGTAGCATGGTTGCATGTACGCCACCTATGACCACAGTTTTCCCGATCGATCTATAATAATCTGCATAGCGATAGCACCTAGAAGCCGTACCTGTTATAACAGTAATGCATATTAAATCTGCATCACTATCCAGCGGTATTGTGCCCGCTGTTTCATCATAAATGACAACCTCCGCCATAAGCTCTTCTGGCACCAGTGCTGCCAAGGTTGTAAGGGTTAACGGTGCGTAGTGAAGTGATTTTCCAAAACTGCCATTATATCGATGCATGGCACCTGCTGGCGCTAAAAGTGCTATTTTCATATATACTCTCCTTTAAATGATTGATCTAGTCCACTAAACAAACAGAGCAATGTCGGTTTAACATCTCCCAACCTCAGCCCATTGGCTACACATGCTTTCAGATATTCCTGCTCTGGGTGCCCTGAAAGTTTAAAAATCCTTAGCGGTTTTAGCTGACCTAGTTTTCTGCAATAATCATAATGAAAATTATCTCTTAAGGCTTCATCAACACCAATTGGTATGTGTTCAGCTTTAATATAAAGCACGTAGTGGTCAAGCTCAGGGGCTATCATGTAAAAATCCGCCACTACTATAAGCTTGTGAAGTGTCTCTTGAATAAAACCTTCACTCAGCTTTTCTCCAAATAAATCACATACTTTATCTGCTTTTCCTATGAACTTGAGCAAAGGAATACCGTTTTTCATGTCAACCACACGGACCTTATCATTCAGCTGATACCGATATAACCCGCCAGATGTAGTTAAAATCACTTTATAGTCTTGATTAACGCTTAATTCATGGGCCAAAGCAATGACATTGTCATGAACTGATTGAAACTCGAAAAAGTGGGAAAACACACTTAGTCTTGCTCCAACCTCATGTGCAAACGGAAAGGATACAAACCCTTCTGTCGCCAAAAGTCCTTTTGGTTGAATCGTCGCTTGAGGAAAGAGCTGTTCAAGTTTTTTTGCATAAACCTCTGCATTCCCATCGCTCCAACAGCTAATGACTTTAAGATTTTTCCAAAGCTTATAAAAATCTTGATCCCTTAGTACTTGACTGATATACTTCGCTCTTTTTTTATCCTTTTGGTATATTGTTTTTGTTAGCTTTTCTTCATTTTGTGCCATATACTCTAAAAGCAAAATTAAGTAGGTGGGATTCCAAATGGAAATCAATGTCAAGCACTTGCAGCTTAGCAGGTGAAAGGCCGTCTCAAAATAAAAGGCATCCATGTTAGGCAGCTTTGCTACTTTGGCAGGAACTGCAAAGACACTGTTAATGATCCTTCTTTCTAGCCTGCCAAAATAAGCACTATCTTCTTCAAATCCAATGGGTATACCACTTTTTGTGTATTGCTGTTGGGTGGTCGCTGGTGTTATTGACCAATAGCTCTTGCCCCATTTGACCCCTTTATAACTTGTGTAAAGATTATATACCCAAGGCTTAATCCCCTTTTGATACTCCTTCTTAAGCGATTGATTATAAGGGATAAGCTTTGAAGCAGAGGTTGAACCACTGGTAATCTCAAGTAAAAGTGTGGGTTCAATAAATAAATCGTTCTCACCCTCCTCTTGCAGGCGCGTGATGGCATTCACATAATCCTCATAATTTGTTAATGGAAGCTTCTTTTGAAATTGCGCTACATTTTCAATTTGATTAAATTGAAATTTTTCTCCGTAGGCTGAGTCTTGATTTCGTTTAAGAATGTCCATCAACAACTCGTTCTGTATCTCTTGGACTGCTTTATGTCCCACGTATCGTTTATATTCTTTTTTATATAACCAGCAACAAATGCTATTCATGATATAACAATAAAGTCTCACAAGCACCTCTTATTCCTCCATAAACATTCGTCTGGTAGTATTATGTAAATTATCAAGCTCTAATCGTGCCAGACAAACCAAATCTTGTCCATGAATGTAGTTTGGATTCGCATTTATAAAAAACTGAATATTTTTATCCTTAAGCTGCTTTGGGGTAATATCTGCCACACCCTCCTTAAGCTTATCCTTTTCCCCTCTATACTCAATGACACCTGTTTTTTCATTGTATTCTCCAGGGTACTTAAGCTGTCCAAAAGCATCTATAATCTGCTTTTCATAGTCAGGTGTCTGATCCTGATAATTTGGATAAAAGGTTTTATAAAACAGAGGAAGCATTTTATAGGTTTTATACCCTTTTGAAATTAAAAACCAATAAAATTCAGAAAACTGCTTACCATATTCGATAAAGCTCTGTGCAAATGTTCTGTACAGTGCCATGCTCCCCCAATAATCCTTGTGAATAATGGTATCACCAGAAAAAACACCATGAATCTCTTTGCCCTTGAGGGAAAAGGAAATCAATTTTTGGGTTGAGAAGCCTTGAATCTTCCCAGCTTCATCCTTAAGTAAAATACAATAGTCCTTCTCACTAAGATCACGGGTGAAATTGTCGTAAAGCATATGATCATAAAAGGTATTCATAAGAGTAAACATCGTTTTTATACACGTTTCTGTAAGTTTTTCTATTTCAATCATCTCACCATAAACTATCATATTGAGTCACCTTTCATTTTCTCTTCAGTTCCTAGAATCATTCCCTGTTTTTTATAAACCTCTTTTCTAAACAATGGGTTATAAGCATAATAAGTCATTAACCTAAAGGGTGAGCGCATATTCGTTTTAAAGTCCAATGAACGATAAAAAATGGACCATTTACTATTGAATTTTTTCCTGCACTCGAAACCTATTTCTGTTAACGCCTCACGCGTTATATGGAGTGGAATGATTGGTGCATGATTAAATCTGAAATCATCATGTAGCCACCATTTTCCATCAAAATGCAATCGATTATCCTTCTCAAGTTGTCTGAATAGGGGTGTATTGGGATAGGGCATTAGTATATTAAAGGCTGCAAAAGCAAACTTATTCTTCAAAGCAAATTGATAAATGTCCCTTATACTCTCCGGAGTATCATCGTCATGTCCAATGGTAAATGCAGCCCATGTCTGATGTCCAAAGCGACGCAATATCTTAATCTGTTCTTTATATCCGTCAAAATCAGAGCCAAGGTTACCTGTTTTATTCATTTTCTCAAGAGTATCCCTTTTGATAGACTCAAAACCAATGACATTACCCATACAACCACTCTTCATCATTAAGCGCATCAATTCTAAATCCTGAGTCATATCAATGCTGGCTTGACTTACCCATTTGATCTTAAGGGGAATAAGTGCTTTAAATAATGCTTTGGCTTTATCTTGATCAGCTACAATGTTGTCATCCACAAAAAAGATAAATTTGAGCTTTTGCGTTTTGATTTCATAAACGATATCTTCTATAGGTCGACAATATTGTT from Firmicutes bacterium HGW-Firmicutes-1 encodes the following:
- a CDS encoding methylase, with product MRITFIKPNMGRMMEGAYVDEGRMEPLQIGILAALTPREFDISFYDDRMEEIPYNQETDLVAITVETFTAKRAYEIAKQFKERHIPVVMGGMHPTLISEEVLLYADTVIIGDAETVWMEFLEDFKNNQLKKIYEGTFLVPQQGIIPRRDIFKGKGYLPISLMQFSRGCTNGCHFCASSVFFKQKQYCRPIEDIVYEIKTQKLKFIFFVDDNIVADQDKAKALFKALIPLKIKWVSQASIDMTQDLELMRLMMKSGCMGNVIGFESIKRDTLEKMNKTGNLGSDFDGYKEQIKILRRFGHQTWAAFTIGHDDDTPESIRDIYQFALKNKFAFAAFNILMPYPNTPLFRQLEKDNRLHFDGKWWLHDDFRFNHAPIIPLHITREALTEIGFECRKKFNSKWSIFYRSLDFKTNMRSPFRLMTYYAYNPLFRKEVYKKQGMILGTEEKMKGDSI